From the Haemophilus parainfluenzae genome, the window TCCGACAGATGAAGAAAATCGCCTTAGATTAATGGTCGCTTGTCGAGAATACACTTACTTAGATGAGAACAATCAAACTATGATGAAATCTTATCCAATTGAAAACTGGGATGATTTCTATCAAATACTACAAGCACACCAACAAAAAGTGCGGTCAGTTTTTGATGCATTAATTGGTGAAGAAAAAGATGAACGTACCGATGACAATAATCAGTGGATTGATTTTTTAGAAAGTGACCTCGATGATATTGAACAAATGCTGATTGATAATCACATTGATGATGACGCAATTTCCGATATCTTAGATAAACTTATTCAATTCAAAGAGGGGCTTGCGCGCCGTGTTATTGGCTCTCGTGGTCGAGAAGTTTTAGCTCACTTATTGCCAAATATCTTCACTCAAATATTTGAACAAAAAAATTACCGCACTTTATTGCCACGCATTCTCAATATTATCGATAAAATTGCGAGTAGAACGACGTATTTAGAATTACTCTTAGAAAATCCCCAAGCCATTAAGCAGCTAATTGAACTATGTGCGCAATCCCTGATGATCGCTGAACAAGTGGCTCGCTATCCTATTCTACTCGATGAATTATTAAATACTGAAGCGCTACGTAATCCATTACCGTTCACACAGTATCCTGATGAATTGAAACAATATATGCTGCGATTACCACAAGATGATGAAGAACAATTTATTGACGGTTTACGCCAATTCAAACAGTCTATTTTATTACGCGTTGCTGCCGCCGATATTCTCGAAGTATTGCCTGTTATGAAAGTGAGCGATCATCTCACTTATCTAGCTGAAGCAATTATTGATGCCGTTGTCAATTTTGCTTGGCAACAAGTCAGTCAACGCTTTGGTGTACCGGAACATCTAGCGGGTAAAACAGAAAAAGGCTTTTTAGTCATTGGCTACGGTAAATTAGGCGGAATTGAACTCGGATATAAATCCGATTTGGATTTAGTCTTTTTATATCAAGCTGTTGAAGGACTGACTGTTGGTGGAAAAAAATCCATTGATAGCAATCAATTCTATTTAAGATTGGCTCAAAAAATTGTCAGTATTTTTAGTATGAATACCAGTGCAGGCATACTTTACGATGTTGATATGCGATTACGACCTTCAGGCGATGCAGGCTTATTAGGCTGTTCACTTCAAGCATTTGAAAACTATCAACTCAATGAAGCATGGACTTGGGAGAAACAAGCTCTTGTCCGCAGTCGTGCCATTTTTGGTGAAACTGAATTAAAAGCAGAATTTGAAAAAATTCGCTGTAATGTGCTTTCTGCTCAAAGAGATATTAATCAGCTAAAAATTGAAGTAAGAGACATGCGTGAAAAAATGTACGAACATTTATCTCACACAAAAGAAGGCTTTTTTAATATCAAAACAGATCGTGGCGGCATTACCGATATTGAATTTATCGCCCAGTATCTGATGCTCGCAAATGCCCCAGCTAATCCAATATTAACCAAATGGTCTGATAATGTCCGTATCTTTGATTCCATGGCAGAATATCACATTATTTCTCTAGCAGAATGTGAAAAGCTCAAATCCTGTTACGTGACACTGCGTAATAAAATCCATCACCTAAACTTATTAGGAAAGCCTGTCATTGTTGATGATTCGGAATTTATAGAAGAAAGAGAATTTGTTTGTTCTTTCTGGAATAAGTTATTTTCTTAAAAGATTAAAGGAGTCTATCCCCAGATATTTGGGATAAACTCCTTTTCATATATTCTCTACGTAAAAACAGCCTAACTTTCTACCGCACTTATATTGTCAAAGTAATCTTTAACAAAACTCCATAAACAAAAACCCCAAGCCATTCAGCTCGGGGTTCACATTCAGTACCTGGCGGTGTCCTACTCTCACATGGGGAAGCCCCACACTACCATCGGCGCATCGGCGTTTCACTTCTGAGTTCGGTATGGGGTCAGGTGGGACCACCGCTCTATCGCCGCCAGGATTATTCCTTTAATAACTTTTCTCTACTCTGCTCTCACTATCTCTAGTGCTCACAACCAAACAAGCTGATTCACTTCAAAACTTTCTCTTCGTCTCTGAGTCTTTTTATTTTAGTCTTACAACCTCAAAAACCCTTGAGCGTTGTATAGTTAAGCCTCTCGGGCAATTAGTATCTGTTAGCTCAACGGCTCGCACCGCTTACACACCAGACCTATCTACGTCTTAGTCTTA encodes:
- the glnE gene encoding bifunctional [glutamate--ammonia ligase]-adenylyl-L-tyrosine phosphorylase/[glutamate--ammonia-ligase] adenylyltransferase codes for the protein MALSLPLSTEKLIQLGEVLCQHFPAMNLDEITQQIERDATDLTTPIGQINYAISLSDFLEKVLKKHPHFLAQWWQTPPQCSDCQHYASRLADQLSTIQNEEQLYKTLRDFRNQEMAKLSFCQSLNLATVEEIFIRLSQLAESLIIGARDWLYKQTCEEMGTPCDEHGNPQQLYILGMGKLGGFELNFSSDIDLIFTYPSQGETIGARRAVDNAKFFTRLGQRLINALDQFTPDGFVYRTDMRLRPFGDSGALALSFSAMEQYYQDQGRDWERYAMIKGRILGADAQDPYVKTLQQLLRPFVYRRYIDFSVIQALREMKGKIEREVRRRGLKDNIKLGAGGIREIEFIVQVFQLIRGGREIKLQQHELLKLLPEIRDLGLITPEQYHELREAYIFLRRTENVLQAIDDQQTQLLPTDEENRLRLMVACREYTYLDENNQTMMKSYPIENWDDFYQILQAHQQKVRSVFDALIGEEKDERTDDNNQWIDFLESDLDDIEQMLIDNHIDDDAISDILDKLIQFKEGLARRVIGSRGREVLAHLLPNIFTQIFEQKNYRTLLPRILNIIDKIASRTTYLELLLENPQAIKQLIELCAQSLMIAEQVARYPILLDELLNTEALRNPLPFTQYPDELKQYMLRLPQDDEEQFIDGLRQFKQSILLRVAAADILEVLPVMKVSDHLTYLAEAIIDAVVNFAWQQVSQRFGVPEHLAGKTEKGFLVIGYGKLGGIELGYKSDLDLVFLYQAVEGLTVGGKKSIDSNQFYLRLAQKIVSIFSMNTSAGILYDVDMRLRPSGDAGLLGCSLQAFENYQLNEAWTWEKQALVRSRAIFGETELKAEFEKIRCNVLSAQRDINQLKIEVRDMREKMYEHLSHTKEGFFNIKTDRGGITDIEFIAQYLMLANAPANPILTKWSDNVRIFDSMAEYHIISLAECEKLKSCYVTLRNKIHHLNLLGKPVIVDDSEFIEEREFVCSFWNKLFS